From a region of the Triticum aestivum cultivar Chinese Spring chromosome 7D, IWGSC CS RefSeq v2.1, whole genome shotgun sequence genome:
- the LOC123165092 gene encoding protein MODIFYING WALL LIGNIN-1, with product MERKAVVVCALVGFLGVLSAALGFAAEGTRVKVSDVQTDSSPGECIYPRSPALGLGLMSAVALMVAQAIINTVAGCICCKRHPVPSDTNWSVALISFIVSWVTFIIAFLLLLTGAALNDQRGQENMYFGSFCYVVKPGVFSGGAVLSLASVALAIVYYVALTSSKGPPSWGPQQNQGISMGQPVIPQQSSEPVFVHEDTYNRQQFP from the exons ATGGAGCGGAAGGCGGTGGTGGTGTGCGCGCTCGTCGGATTCCTCGGCGTCCTCTCCGCCGCGCTCGGCTTCGCCGCCGAGGGCACCCGCGTCAAG GTTTCGGATGTGCAAACAGATTCTTCTCCAGGTGAATGCATATACCCGAGAAGCCCGGCGTTAGGCCTTGGGTTGATGTCTGCCGTCGCCCTTATGGTCGCACAGGCCATTATCAATACAGTTGCTGGTTGCATCTGTTGTAAGAGGCATCCGGTTCCCTCAGACACTAACTGGAGTGTGGCTCTGATCTCATTCATCGTATCTTG GGTCACGTTCATAATCGCATTCCTCCTCCTGCTTACCGGAGCCGCACTGAACGACCAAAGGGGCCAGGAGAACATGTACTTCGGCAGCTTCTGCTACGTCGTCAAGCCGGGGGTCTTCTCCGGCGGGGCGGTGCTCTCCCTCGCGAGCGTGGCCCTGGCCATAGTCTACTACGTGGCCCTGACGTCTTCGAAAGGCCCGCCGAGCTGGGGCCCGCAGCAGAACCAGGGCATCTCCATGGGCCAGCCCGTGATCCCGCAGCAGAGCAGCGAGCCGGTGTTCGTCCATGAGGACACCTACAACCGGCAGCAGTTCCCATGA